A region of Nostoc sp. 'Peltigera membranacea cyanobiont' N6 DNA encodes the following proteins:
- a CDS encoding hybrid sensor histidine kinase/response regulator, whose amino-acid sequence MGQARILVVEDEVIVARTIASQLSQLGYIVTGTASSGKVAIAKASETQPELVLMDIILKGEMDGIATASQIREQLDVPIIFLTAYGDDRTLERAKITQPFGYIVKPFTTKDLRIAIEIGLLQHQLERELRENRDRLATLFNSMSDAVIATNEQGKVTFINPAAEALTGWQQKDALGNEATKIFHLVNEVTDTILENPITKVLREQQVVYLEEFTYLIRKDGKRVPIGDSASPLKGRPDQINGVVVVFWDLSERQQTKLLEQALEKEQELNRLKSLFISTVSHEFRNPLTVIQTAVELIEMQGANLTDAKRGIYLKRIQGAVQSLEKLMEEVLFMGRAESEKLVYNPAPLNLEEFCRELIKDFSIVENNVCEIVFTCHSVCTDAVMDEGLLHYMFGNLLSNAVKYSPKGGKIQLDLICDPIDKVAIFSVQDRGLGIPEPDQARLFESFYRASNVQSIQGTGLGLVIVKRCVDAHRGQIRVTSQVGVGTTFTIILPLNSEL is encoded by the coding sequence ATGGGTCAAGCTAGGATTTTAGTTGTTGAAGATGAAGTGATTGTGGCTAGAACTATTGCTAGCCAACTCAGTCAACTAGGTTATATTGTTACGGGAACAGCTTCTTCTGGAAAAGTTGCCATTGCCAAGGCATCGGAAACTCAACCAGAATTAGTATTAATGGATATTATTCTTAAAGGTGAGATGGATGGTATTGCTACCGCTAGCCAGATTCGCGAGCAGTTAGATGTACCTATAATATTTTTAACAGCTTATGGTGACGATCGTACTTTAGAAAGAGCCAAAATTACTCAACCTTTTGGATACATCGTTAAACCATTTACGACAAAAGATTTAAGAATAGCGATCGAAATCGGTCTTTTACAACACCAGTTAGAGCGTGAATTGCGGGAGAATCGAGATCGGTTAGCAACCCTTTTCAACTCGATGAGTGATGCTGTAATCGCTACAAATGAGCAGGGAAAAGTAACATTCATAAATCCCGCAGCTGAGGCGCTGACTGGCTGGCAGCAAAAAGATGCTTTAGGAAATGAGGCGACGAAGATTTTTCATCTTGTCAATGAAGTTACAGATACTATATTAGAAAACCCAATCACAAAAGTGCTGCGGGAACAACAGGTTGTTTATTTAGAAGAATTCACATATCTGATTAGGAAAGATGGAAAAAGAGTTCCAATTGGCGATAGTGCTTCCCCACTTAAAGGACGACCTGACCAAATAAATGGTGTAGTAGTTGTTTTCTGGGATCTTAGCGAACGACAGCAAACAAAATTGCTAGAGCAAGCATTAGAAAAGGAGCAAGAACTTAACCGCCTCAAGTCTTTATTTATCTCTACTGTATCTCATGAGTTTCGTAATCCCCTAACTGTGATTCAAACGGCAGTAGAATTAATAGAAATGCAAGGAGCAAATTTGACAGATGCAAAAAGAGGTATTTATTTAAAACGAATTCAAGGTGCTGTGCAATCTTTAGAAAAGCTCATGGAAGAAGTTCTATTTATGGGTCGAGCAGAGTCTGAAAAACTCGTATATAACCCTGCTCCTCTTAATTTAGAAGAATTTTGTCGAGAGTTAATCAAAGATTTTTCTATTGTTGAAAATAATGTGTGTGAAATTGTTTTTACCTGTCATAGCGTTTGTACCGACGCTGTAATGGATGAAGGACTCTTACATTATATGTTCGGGAATCTCCTCTCAAACGCGGTTAAATATTCTCCAAAAGGTGGCAAGATTCAGCTTGATTTAATATGCGATCCCATTGATAAAGTAGCAATTTTTTCTGTTCAAGATCGAGGTCTAGGAATTCCTGAACCAGACCAAGCTCGACTTTTTGAGTCATTCTACCGAGCCTCAAATGTCCAATCAATCCAGGGTACTGGATTGGGGTTAGTAATCGTTAAAAGGTGCGTTGATGCTCACAGGGGTCAAATCAGGGTCACAAGTCAAGTTGGAGTTGGCACGACATTTACTATAATTTTGCCCTTAAATTCTGAATTATAA
- a CDS encoding DUF2127 domain-containing protein, which produces MKKRPLGLVAIVLYKSFTALLLMVTSIALLLTLKNYQNLEAFSDDYVLEGKSIIIDWVLQKVINLNPRTLAFSGIGAGIYAIVTCIEAVGLWYEKRWAHILVLVLVGISIPPEIYELIRGISPLKALVFLLNLAVFLYLFRNFPKHKK; this is translated from the coding sequence TTGAAAAAGCGTCCATTGGGGTTAGTAGCAATTGTTCTCTACAAATCATTTACAGCCTTGCTGCTTATGGTTACTTCGATCGCTTTATTATTGACGTTAAAAAATTATCAAAATCTAGAGGCTTTTTCAGACGATTATGTTTTAGAAGGTAAATCGATAATCATTGATTGGGTTTTACAAAAAGTTATCAACTTAAATCCCAGAACTCTAGCATTTAGCGGCATTGGTGCAGGAATATATGCTATTGTAACTTGTATTGAAGCTGTTGGTTTGTGGTATGAAAAACGTTGGGCACATATTTTAGTATTGGTACTTGTCGGTATCAGCATTCCACCAGAAATTTATGAATTGATTAGGGGGATATCTCCTCTTAAGGCATTGGTTTTTTTGTTAAATTTAGCAGTCTTTTTGTATCTATTCCGCAATTTTCCCAAACATAAAAAATAA
- a CDS encoding Mo-dependent nitrogenase C-terminal domain-containing protein, with the protein MLKTKNRRIFLSAFIPPLGQNHQADSKSQLAQPKLDLLQPLRQWLDTIEIQNRKLAKFIAKLIPAQCPFERDIMLFGRKIAHIPPMCKLNPLYNELVYLRFRALCYLVDQCGEDIQSYC; encoded by the coding sequence ATGCTTAAAACAAAGAATCGGCGCATTTTTCTATCTGCTTTTATTCCACCTTTAGGACAAAATCATCAAGCGGATAGTAAAAGCCAATTAGCTCAACCTAAATTAGATTTATTGCAACCCTTACGTCAATGGCTAGACACAATTGAGATTCAGAATCGGAAATTAGCCAAATTTATTGCTAAACTGATTCCCGCCCAGTGTCCATTCGAGCGTGATATCATGCTTTTTGGTCGCAAAATAGCCCACATTCCACCAATGTGCAAGCTAAATCCGCTTTATAACGAACTTGTGTACTTACGTTTTCGCGCTTTGTGTTATCTAGTAGATCAGTGTGGTGAAGATATTCAATCTTACTGCTGA
- the rplL gene encoding 50S ribosomal protein L7/L12, with amino-acid sequence MSAATDQILEQLKTLSLLEASELVKQIEEAFGVSAAAPVGGMMMMAGPGGAAPAEEAVEQTEFEVILDSVPADKKIAVLKIVRELTGLGLKEAKDLVEAAPKAVKEGLAKDAAEDAKKRIEEAGGKVTIK; translated from the coding sequence ATGTCTGCTGCAACCGATCAAATTTTAGAACAACTAAAAACCCTTTCTTTGTTGGAAGCTTCTGAGTTAGTCAAGCAAATTGAAGAAGCTTTTGGCGTGAGTGCTGCTGCACCCGTTGGCGGCATGATGATGATGGCTGGCCCTGGTGGCGCTGCTCCTGCTGAAGAAGCTGTTGAGCAAACCGAGTTTGAAGTGATTCTCGATTCAGTCCCAGCTGATAAGAAGATTGCCGTGCTGAAGATTGTCCGCGAATTGACCGGTTTGGGTCTGAAAGAAGCGAAAGACTTGGTAGAAGCTGCGCCAAAGGCAGTTAAAGAAGGTCTTGCTAAGGATGCTGCTGAAGATGCTAAGAAGCGCATCGAAGAAGCTGGCGGTAAGGTGACTATTAAGTAG
- the rplJ gene encoding 50S ribosomal protein L10, with product MGRTLENKKEIVADLKETLSNSTLALVIDYQGLTVSEITDLRRRLRPSGTVCKVTKNTLMGIAIEGNEKWQPLSELLNGSSAFLLVKEDFSSAIKAYQEFQKVTKKTELRGGVLEGRLLKEPDVKVLGDLPSKEQLIAQIAGAINALATKIAVGINEIPGSLARALQAVADQEQSGGSTETAAVQDSSTETATEADSSTEPAAE from the coding sequence ATGGGTAGAACACTAGAAAATAAAAAAGAGATAGTAGCTGACCTCAAAGAAACTTTGAGTAATTCAACTCTGGCACTGGTAATTGACTATCAGGGGCTAACAGTTTCAGAAATCACAGATTTACGGCGGCGGCTACGTCCCAGTGGCACTGTTTGTAAGGTGACAAAGAACACCCTAATGGGCATTGCCATTGAAGGTAATGAAAAATGGCAGCCTTTGTCAGAATTGCTCAATGGTTCTTCCGCGTTTTTGCTGGTAAAAGAAGATTTTTCATCGGCAATTAAGGCATACCAAGAATTCCAAAAAGTCACCAAGAAGACAGAACTTCGCGGTGGTGTCCTGGAAGGTCGCCTACTCAAAGAACCTGATGTCAAGGTACTGGGAGACTTGCCATCTAAGGAACAACTCATTGCACAAATTGCTGGGGCTATCAACGCCTTGGCTACCAAGATTGCTGTGGGTATCAACGAAATTCCTGGTTCACTAGCTCGTGCTTTGCAGGCTGTGGCCGACCAAGAGCAAAGTGGTGGTAGCACCGAAACTGCTGCTGTACAAGATAGCAGCACCGAAACCGCAACTGAAGCTGATAGCAGTACTGAACCTGCTGCTGAATAG
- the trhO gene encoding oxygen-dependent tRNA uridine(34) hydroxylase TrhO, with translation MKPENIQVVAALYKFVKLPDFADKRDPLLSYCQEQGVKGTILLAQEGINGTIAGSRQAIDSVLWFLRTDPRLADLEYKESHAETPPFERMKVRLKPEIVTLGLPEIDPNEQVGTYVSPQEWNDLISDPEVTVIDTRNDYEVNIGTFQGAENPQTGSFREFPDYVLRHLDPTKHKKVALFCTGGIRCEKASSFMLAQGFAEVYHLKGGILKYLEEVPAEKSLWEGECFVFDERVAVSHGLEKGSSERCFSCGYAISEEDKASDKYEEGISCAYCFDSLTEDKRVRQQKKWQHYQTQVANSKNRDVSNL, from the coding sequence ATGAAGCCAGAAAATATCCAAGTTGTCGCAGCACTGTATAAATTTGTCAAGCTGCCAGATTTTGCCGATAAACGAGATCCCTTACTGTCATACTGCCAAGAGCAAGGTGTCAAGGGGACAATTTTGTTGGCACAAGAAGGCATTAACGGTACAATTGCGGGTTCGCGTCAGGCGATTGATTCTGTTCTCTGGTTTCTGCGTACTGACCCCCGTTTAGCAGACCTAGAATATAAAGAGTCCCATGCCGAAACCCCGCCCTTTGAGCGGATGAAGGTGCGGTTGAAGCCAGAAATTGTCACTTTGGGATTGCCTGAAATAGATCCAAATGAGCAAGTTGGCACTTATGTCAGTCCCCAGGAATGGAATGATTTGATTAGCGATCCTGAAGTAACTGTGATTGACACTCGCAATGATTATGAGGTGAATATCGGTACTTTTCAAGGGGCAGAAAATCCTCAAACTGGCTCATTCCGAGAATTTCCCGATTATGTGCTACGCCACCTCGACCCAACTAAACATAAAAAAGTTGCTCTGTTTTGTACCGGTGGCATTCGCTGTGAAAAAGCTTCATCCTTCATGCTTGCCCAAGGCTTTGCAGAGGTCTATCATCTCAAGGGCGGAATTCTCAAGTATTTGGAAGAAGTTCCAGCAGAGAAAAGTTTATGGGAAGGAGAATGTTTTGTCTTTGACGAGCGGGTAGCCGTTAGTCATGGGCTGGAGAAAGGGAGTTCTGAGCGGTGCTTCAGTTGTGGGTATGCGATTTCTGAGGAAGATAAGGCATCTGACAAGTATGAGGAAGGTATCTCCTGTGCTTATTGTTTTGATAGCCTCACCGAAGATAAAAGAGTGCGTCAACAGAAAAAATGGCAGCACTACCAAACCCAAGTTGCTAATTCTAAAAATCGGGATGTTAGTAACCTATAA
- a CDS encoding protein kinase domain-containing protein, which yields MTIQLLNDRYQVIRTLGAGGFGETYLAEDTYMPSKRRCVVKQLRPIHNNPQIYQLVQERFQREAAILEQLGGASDQIPALYAYFSSGGQFYLVQEWIEGDTLTGKIQKQGLFSESAVQELFMNLLPVLDYVHSKHIVHRDIKPDNIIVRDRDGKPILIDFGAIRESMGTVVNSQGNPTSSIVIGTPGYMPSEQAAGRPVYSSDLYSLGMTVIYLLTGKQAQQLETDSQTGEIVWRQYASHVSPIVAGVIDRAIAYHPRDRYPTARAMLDTLQNIANPIPATQPLLTQPTIVSAPPPQTVPAKPQPSAQSNSQNNIPIGSLIAGGLIGASVIISQVLTKPTQSTADKTVLPSETPSAIASPVIETPIIPTNPSVSTQSTPSPATSISPVATTTVNNYFWLSERPVTDADLEGKDGFQLDIMRNSIFARHGRRFDTPGLQDYFDKQPWYNPIYSTKSFPANSLKKLEQKNVDYIDKYQNRSGLRYFKK from the coding sequence ATGACAATACAGCTGCTGAACGATCGCTATCAAGTTATCCGCACACTGGGCGCTGGTGGGTTTGGTGAAACCTATCTAGCAGAGGATACCTATATGCCCTCAAAGCGCCGTTGTGTGGTTAAACAACTAAGACCGATTCACAACAATCCCCAAATTTACCAGTTAGTGCAAGAGAGGTTTCAACGCGAAGCAGCAATTTTGGAACAACTCGGCGGCGCATCTGACCAAATTCCAGCATTGTATGCCTACTTCTCCTCTGGCGGACAATTTTACTTAGTTCAGGAGTGGATTGAAGGCGATACCCTAACTGGAAAAATTCAAAAGCAAGGGCTATTTAGTGAAAGCGCTGTCCAGGAATTATTTATGAATTTGTTACCCGTCCTGGATTACGTTCACTCTAAGCATATCGTTCACCGCGATATTAAACCGGATAACATCATTGTGCGCGATCGCGATGGTAAACCAATACTAATTGATTTTGGCGCTATCCGCGAATCAATGGGAACAGTGGTGAATTCTCAAGGCAATCCTACCAGTTCCATTGTGATTGGGACACCTGGTTATATGCCCAGCGAACAAGCCGCAGGTAGACCAGTATATTCGAGTGATTTATACAGTTTAGGAATGACGGTAATTTATTTGCTGACTGGTAAACAGGCGCAACAACTAGAAACCGATTCCCAGACGGGTGAAATTGTTTGGCGACAGTATGCGAGTCATGTTAGCCCGATCGTAGCAGGAGTAATCGACAGAGCGATCGCATATCATCCGCGCGATCGCTACCCAACAGCCAGAGCAATGCTGGATACTTTGCAGAACATAGCAAATCCCATTCCAGCGACGCAACCCCTCTTGACTCAACCCACTATAGTCTCTGCACCGCCACCTCAGACAGTACCTGCTAAACCACAGCCTAGCGCTCAAAGTAATAGTCAGAATAATATCCCTATCGGCAGTTTAATCGCAGGTGGGTTGATTGGTGCATCTGTGATTATTAGCCAAGTGTTAACAAAACCTACTCAATCTACAGCAGATAAAACGGTATTACCTTCAGAAACACCATCAGCGATCGCAAGCCCAGTGATAGAAACTCCGATTATACCAACGAACCCATCTGTTTCTACTCAATCTACACCTTCCCCAGCTACATCAATATCGCCAGTAGCTACCACGACCGTCAACAATTATTTCTGGCTTTCCGAAAGACCTGTAACTGATGCAGATTTAGAGGGTAAAGACGGTTTTCAACTAGATATTATGCGAAATTCGATTTTTGCCCGGCACGGTCGTCGTTTTGATACTCCTGGATTGCAAGATTACTTTGATAAGCAACCTTGGTATAACCCTATATATTCAACAAAATCATTTCCAGCTAATTCGCTGAAAAAGTTAGAGCAAAAGAATGTAGATTATATCGACAAATATCAAAATCGTTCCGGCTTGAGATATTTTAAGAAATAA
- a CDS encoding lysophospholipid acyltransferase family protein, with protein sequence MPKTIHSTQPPLKFIPQRLNLPILQIVRWLLPIALRFRTRPWLPAGIVSVEAKNVEVLAELYQQFQAGKIRFLLAFRHPEVEDPLCMLYLLSHIVPRVARQEGITLRSLVHSYFLYDRGMTVWAGNWLGWLFSRLGGVPVHRGRRLDRQAIQTARELFANGKVPIAVAPEGGTNGHSGIVSPLEPGVAQMGFWCAEDLHKANRTETVIIVPIAIQYRYVEPPWSKLDWLLSKLEADSGLGIKEIDSGDQEEIYYQRLCRLAEYLITEMEEFYRRFYHQDIPKTILSDESASPNQVLINRLHRLLDKALQVTEQHFGVQAQGNFIDRCRRLEEAGWNYIYRQDLPDINALPAFKRGLADWIAEEADLRMRHMRIVESFVAVTATYIQEQPTAERFAETALLVFDMLSRIQDTTLPGRPRLGLRQAQITVGEPISVTERWSNSQGDRQASRQGVSDLTKDLQIALEKMIS encoded by the coding sequence TTGCCTAAAACGATTCACTCTACTCAACCACCACTAAAATTTATTCCCCAACGCCTTAATCTGCCAATACTCCAGATTGTTCGGTGGTTATTGCCGATCGCACTACGATTTCGCACTCGCCCTTGGCTACCGGCTGGTATTGTCAGTGTTGAAGCCAAAAATGTTGAGGTATTAGCTGAACTTTATCAACAATTTCAGGCTGGAAAAATTCGCTTTTTGTTGGCATTTCGTCACCCAGAGGTGGAAGATCCCCTCTGTATGTTGTATTTGCTTTCTCACATTGTGCCACGGGTAGCTCGTCAGGAAGGTATTACACTGCGATCGCTTGTTCATAGCTATTTTCTCTACGATCGCGGGATGACGGTTTGGGCTGGAAATTGGCTAGGTTGGCTGTTTTCCCGCCTGGGAGGTGTGCCAGTTCATCGCGGTAGGCGACTAGATCGGCAAGCTATTCAAACAGCACGAGAGTTGTTTGCTAATGGGAAAGTACCGATCGCAGTCGCACCCGAAGGAGGTACTAATGGTCATAGTGGCATTGTTAGCCCACTGGAACCTGGTGTTGCTCAAATGGGGTTCTGGTGTGCAGAAGACTTGCATAAAGCCAACCGGACTGAGACTGTGATTATTGTGCCGATCGCCATCCAGTATCGCTACGTTGAGCCACCTTGGTCTAAACTGGATTGGCTCTTAAGTAAGTTGGAAGCTGATAGCGGCTTGGGAATTAAGGAAATTGATTCGGGCGATCAAGAAGAAATTTACTATCAACGTCTCTGTAGGTTAGCTGAATATCTCATTACCGAGATGGAAGAATTTTATCGTCGCTTCTATCATCAAGACATTCCAAAAACCATCTTAAGTGATGAATCTGCTAGTCCTAATCAGGTGTTGATTAACCGACTTCATCGCTTACTGGATAAAGCTTTGCAAGTTACCGAACAGCATTTTGGAGTTCAAGCGCAGGGTAATTTTATTGACCGATGTCGCCGCTTAGAAGAGGCTGGCTGGAATTACATTTATCGTCAAGATTTGCCAGATATCAATGCTTTACCAGCGTTTAAACGTGGTTTGGCAGACTGGATTGCAGAGGAAGCAGACTTGCGAATGCGGCACATGAGGATAGTGGAAAGCTTTGTTGCAGTCACAGCTACTTATATTCAAGAACAACCAACTGCGGAACGGTTTGCGGAAACAGCTTTACTTGTATTCGATATGCTTTCTAGAATTCAGGATACAACACTCCCAGGACGACCCCGCTTAGGTTTGCGACAAGCACAAATTACTGTGGGAGAGCCAATTTCAGTTACAGAACGTTGGTCAAATTCTCAGGGCGATCGCCAAGCATCTAGACAAGGTGTGAGTGATTTGACAAAAGATTTGCAAATCGCTTTAGAGAAGATGATTAGCTAA
- a CDS encoding PAS domain S-box protein, which translates to MLLPENEGQRLEVLNQYQILDTPPEEIFDELAQLAANLCETPIALISLVDTEREWFKSKIGVTTSEIPRSISFGSYTILQSKILIIPDALQDERLATNPLVISNPNFRFYAGVPLINSSGFALGSLCVIDFAPRNLTVKEEVVLQQLARQTIRYLELHRQKVIDDSQRSFNLLFSKNPNPMWVYNQNTLQFLDVNEAAVIHYGYSREEFLQMRITDIRTPEDVPIFREYLRQKHTSLHFAGQWQHRRKDGQIIDVEIVTHTISYASYNARLVNIRDITKYKRIERTLQESEARFRVISEAIPIPLIISRLSDGLILYANSELMQTFRFSSEDLVNRKNLDLYHNSADLEAMLEALNQNDSLQDYELKLKRADGTDFWAIASLQYLKFNSETAILTVFYDITNRKNVETKLQEQNEFLRKIFESIPLMIALIDANGKLQWVNQEWESVLGWKFNGFQTSNVLEALYPNAEYRQYVINFMQSAQRNWGDFRTQVRDGDLLDTSWTNVKLSNGQIIGIGQDITERKRTELALKAQAEREQLMRTVAQRIRQSLNLQDILNATVQEVRDLLGVNRVVVYQFDSEMIGTIMAESVEPGWTVSLSVEIHDTCFQTGAGVEYYQGRKRAIANIYEAGLTDCHIRLLERFEVKANLVVPILLEVSSQNSGSPLWGLLIAHQCSSFREWEENQLDLLDQLTVQLAIAIQQSSIFEQAQTELVQRQKAEVKLRHALAEKEVLLKEVHHRVKNNLQIVSSLLQLQSQTLKDPEVIKVLRESQNRIESISLIHKNLYTSANIGQIDVGDYIHNLAASLLISYQIWLGKIVLETDIDSVSLNVDQAIACGLVINELISNALKHAFPNQQAGKISIALRNIGNNIEMTIRDNGIGLPDNLDWTNTDSLGLSLVYDLVTEQLEGDITLERNRGTVFKIQFTQLTLHQ; encoded by the coding sequence ATGCTACTTCCTGAAAATGAAGGTCAAAGGCTAGAAGTACTTAACCAGTATCAAATTTTAGATACGCCACCAGAAGAAATTTTTGATGAGCTTGCTCAATTAGCTGCTAACCTTTGTGAAACACCAATCGCTCTGATTAGCCTAGTTGATACAGAACGGGAATGGTTCAAGTCAAAAATTGGAGTAACAACGTCGGAAATTCCTCGAAGTATTTCTTTTGGTAGTTATACTATCTTGCAAAGTAAAATATTAATCATCCCGGACGCTTTGCAAGATGAACGATTGGCGACAAATCCTCTTGTAATATCCAATCCTAATTTCCGCTTTTATGCGGGAGTTCCCTTAATTAACTCAAGCGGTTTTGCATTGGGTAGTCTTTGTGTAATTGATTTTGCACCGCGAAACTTGACTGTTAAAGAAGAGGTAGTTTTACAACAGCTAGCTCGACAAACAATCAGGTATTTAGAATTACATAGACAAAAAGTAATTGATGATAGCCAAAGAAGTTTTAATCTTCTTTTCTCTAAAAATCCTAATCCAATGTGGGTATATAACCAGAATACCCTGCAATTTTTAGATGTAAATGAAGCTGCTGTTATCCACTACGGTTACTCACGAGAAGAGTTTTTACAAATGCGAATAACTGATATTCGCACTCCAGAAGATGTGCCTATTTTCAGAGAATATTTAAGACAAAAGCACACTAGCTTACATTTCGCTGGACAATGGCAACATCGGCGAAAAGACGGACAGATTATTGATGTTGAAATTGTTACACATACAATAAGCTATGCCAGTTACAATGCTCGGTTGGTTAATATCCGAGACATCACAAAATATAAACGTATAGAAAGAACCCTTCAAGAAAGTGAAGCGAGATTTAGAGTTATTTCTGAAGCAATTCCTATTCCATTAATTATTTCGCGTCTATCTGACGGTTTGATTTTATATGCTAATTCGGAGTTAATGCAAACATTTCGATTTTCATCTGAAGATTTGGTGAATCGCAAAAATTTAGATTTATACCATAATTCAGCTGATTTAGAAGCCATGTTAGAAGCTCTTAATCAAAATGATTCTCTTCAAGATTATGAACTTAAATTGAAGAGGGCAGACGGAACTGATTTTTGGGCGATTGCTTCCTTGCAATATTTAAAATTCAATAGTGAAACAGCCATTTTAACAGTATTTTATGATATTACAAACCGCAAAAATGTAGAAACTAAACTTCAAGAACAAAATGAGTTTTTGCGGAAAATTTTTGAAAGTATCCCGTTGATGATTGCACTCATTGATGCCAATGGCAAACTCCAATGGGTAAACCAAGAATGGGAAAGTGTTTTGGGCTGGAAATTTAACGGCTTTCAAACTAGCAATGTGCTGGAAGCCTTATATCCTAATGCTGAATATCGACAGTATGTGATTAATTTTATGCAGTCTGCACAACGCAATTGGGGTGACTTTAGAACTCAGGTTCGGGATGGTGATTTATTAGATACATCTTGGACTAATGTTAAACTTTCAAATGGTCAAATTATTGGTATTGGACAAGATATCACAGAACGTAAGCGAACTGAACTGGCTCTAAAAGCTCAAGCCGAACGCGAACAATTGATGCGAACGGTTGCTCAACGGATTCGTCAATCTCTAAATCTCCAAGATATTTTAAATGCAACAGTTCAAGAAGTTCGAGATTTACTTGGGGTTAATCGAGTAGTAGTTTATCAGTTTGACTCAGAGATGATCGGCACAATTATGGCGGAGTCGGTGGAACCTGGATGGACAGTTTCTTTGAGCGTAGAGATTCATGATACGTGTTTTCAAACAGGCGCGGGAGTGGAGTATTATCAGGGACGCAAAAGAGCGATCGCTAATATTTATGAAGCTGGACTAACTGATTGCCATATTCGCTTGTTAGAACGATTTGAAGTCAAAGCGAATTTAGTCGTGCCCATTTTGCTAGAAGTCAGTTCTCAAAACTCTGGCTCTCCTCTTTGGGGTTTACTGATTGCTCACCAATGCTCTAGTTTCCGAGAGTGGGAAGAAAATCAATTAGATTTGCTCGATCAACTTACAGTGCAATTAGCGATCGCAATTCAACAATCTAGCATCTTTGAGCAAGCTCAAACTGAACTAGTTCAAAGACAAAAAGCTGAAGTAAAGTTAAGACATGCCTTAGCTGAAAAAGAAGTCCTGTTAAAAGAAGTTCATCATCGAGTTAAAAATAATTTGCAAATTGTCTCTAGTCTCTTACAACTCCAGTCTCAAACTCTCAAAGATCCAGAAGTAATCAAAGTTCTTCGAGAAAGCCAAAACCGAATTGAGTCAATATCTCTAATTCATAAAAATTTGTATACTTCCGCGAATATCGGACAAATTGATGTAGGTGACTATATCCATAATTTAGCAGCAAGTTTGCTCATTTCCTATCAAATATGGCTGGGAAAAATCGTTCTAGAAACTGATATAGATTCGGTAAGTTTGAATGTTGACCAAGCTATTGCCTGTGGACTGGTTATCAACGAATTAATCTCTAATGCCCTCAAACACGCTTTCCCTAATCAACAAGCAGGAAAAATAAGTATTGCTTTACGTAATATTGGCAATAACATCGAGATGACGATTAGAGACAATGGGATTGGTTTACCAGATAATTTAGATTGGACAAATACTGATTCTTTGGGTCTGTCGTTAGTATATGACTTGGTTACAGAACAATTAGAAGGCGATATTACTCTAGAACGCAATCGGGGAACAGTATTCAAAATCCAATTCACGCAGTTAACTTTGCATCAGTAA
- a CDS encoding GIY-YIG nuclease family protein encodes MALETNLSTLATLEYIPYIDDRGQLPEQFQSKIGVYAIFDREKVLQFVGYSRDVYLSLKQHLVRQPQHCYWVKVQTIERPSRTILENTENAWIAENGSVPWGNGDNKEKWTHPIDVKVIMTPEEQAKYQNPANDELAQIKILKNVARRVEAEISTQLLEVRGLQMQIRFNPKLKEEGLLDLK; translated from the coding sequence ATGGCTCTTGAAACGAATCTTTCTACTTTAGCAACCTTGGAATATATTCCTTACATTGACGATCGCGGGCAATTACCCGAACAATTTCAGAGTAAAATTGGGGTATATGCTATCTTTGATCGAGAAAAAGTGCTGCAATTTGTAGGCTATTCTCGTGATGTTTATCTCAGCCTGAAACAGCATTTAGTCCGTCAGCCACAACATTGCTATTGGGTCAAGGTTCAAACTATTGAACGCCCTAGTCGCACAATTTTAGAAAATACTGAAAATGCTTGGATTGCAGAAAATGGCAGCGTGCCTTGGGGAAATGGAGATAACAAGGAAAAATGGACGCATCCCATTGATGTAAAAGTTATCATGACACCCGAAGAACAGGCGAAATATCAAAATCCAGCGAATGATGAATTAGCACAAATAAAAATTCTTAAAAATGTGGCGCGGAGAGTAGAAGCAGAAATTTCAACACAATTGCTAGAAGTGCGGGGTTTGCAAATGCAAATTCGCTTTAATCCTAAATTGAAAGAAGAAGGTTTGCTAGATTTGAAATGA